One genomic segment of Candidatus Baltobacteraceae bacterium includes these proteins:
- a CDS encoding PQQ-binding-like beta-propeller repeat protein — protein sequence MRSFLPLILAVATMGATITPSNVAGLRVRWQVKLGAVADTAPLVVGTTLYITATDGTTYAVDTANGRILWRFATHGPKITTSVPAYDPATHALYVPGVDGMVHRLDPGNGREVREGGFPEQITLAPQTEKNASPLRVANGYLYAQTSGYVGDATPYVGHVVAIRLSDGSKHVFNVLCSSHHELIEPQTCAGQRAGMWSRAGVVVDPDASMHGRIYVATGNGPFDASAGDYGDSILSLNDDAATLIGYLTPPNHDELEADDLDVGSSSPAMLPRQPNSATPLMAVQGGKDSVLRLFDRAHLSGTYLPLQSIGLDHLLFSIPGVWTDGAGTTYVFIGITDGVHAYRLVTKNRVSRLVAAWHTALDLGREGASPIVGDGVLFLATSNQLLALDAQTGRQLWSSTAIGLIHWEIPVVAGDTVYCADYNGTLTAFSR from the coding sequence ATGCGCAGCTTCTTGCCCCTCATCCTCGCGGTCGCGACGATGGGCGCCACGATCACGCCGAGCAACGTCGCGGGCTTGCGCGTTCGATGGCAGGTCAAGCTCGGCGCGGTCGCCGACACGGCCCCGCTCGTTGTGGGAACGACGCTCTACATCACCGCGACGGACGGCACGACCTACGCGGTCGACACCGCTAACGGCCGAATCCTTTGGCGGTTTGCGACGCACGGCCCGAAGATCACGACGTCGGTCCCCGCCTACGATCCGGCAACGCACGCGCTGTATGTGCCGGGCGTCGACGGCATGGTGCACCGCCTCGATCCCGGGAACGGACGGGAAGTACGCGAGGGCGGATTTCCCGAGCAGATCACGCTCGCGCCACAGACCGAAAAGAACGCATCGCCGCTGCGCGTGGCCAACGGCTATCTCTACGCGCAGACGTCCGGGTACGTCGGCGATGCGACGCCGTACGTCGGCCACGTGGTGGCGATTCGTCTGAGCGACGGCAGCAAGCACGTCTTCAACGTGCTTTGCAGTTCGCATCACGAGTTGATCGAACCGCAAACTTGCGCGGGACAGCGCGCGGGGATGTGGTCGCGGGCCGGCGTCGTGGTCGACCCCGACGCCTCGATGCACGGACGTATCTACGTCGCCACCGGCAACGGCCCGTTCGACGCTTCCGCCGGCGACTACGGCGATTCGATCCTCTCGCTGAACGACGATGCGGCCACATTGATCGGATATCTGACGCCGCCGAATCACGACGAGCTGGAGGCCGACGACTTGGACGTCGGAAGCTCATCACCCGCGATGCTGCCGCGTCAACCAAATAGCGCAACGCCGCTGATGGCCGTACAGGGCGGCAAGGATTCGGTCTTACGCCTTTTCGATCGGGCGCATCTGAGCGGAACGTATCTGCCGCTGCAGTCGATCGGCCTGGATCACCTGCTCTTCTCGATTCCCGGCGTGTGGACGGACGGCGCCGGCACGACCTACGTCTTCATCGGGATCACCGACGGCGTGCACGCGTACCGTCTCGTCACGAAGAACCGCGTCAGCCGTCTGGTCGCCGCCTGGCATACCGCGCTCGACCTGGGAAGAGAGGGCGCCTCCCCCATCGTCGGTGACGGCGTGCTATTCCTGGCGACGAGCAACCAACTCTTGGCGCTCGATGCGCAAACGGGCCGGCAGCTCTGGAGCAGCACGGCGATCGGCCTGATCCACTGGGAAATTCCGGTCGTGGCCGGCGATACGGTCTACTGCGCGGACTATAACGGTACGCTCACCGCTTTCTCACGATGA